In Lolium rigidum isolate FL_2022 chromosome 3, APGP_CSIRO_Lrig_0.1, whole genome shotgun sequence, the genomic window ACCTGTTGTGTACATTAAAATAGTGCATACTGAATTATTGTAGCAATTGCTAAGCTATTTTTGTTGACATATGTTGCAATTTTTTAAGCGTTGATCGGAGCTCCCAATTGAACGAAGAAATGGTGCTGCGAGGTGGAAAAGACATTTTAATAGAAAAGAACATTAGCGATATTGAAACAAGGTAAATTGCAAATGTCTGCCAGTACATATCAGGACAAGTTTATAATGAGGAAGGATTTAAGTAAAAATAGAAGTCCACATGGAGGCACTTATGGCAAATATATTCCAAGATAATCTCAGCCTGTCCCAAAAACTGCACACCCACGCATCAACGAATGTGGCAGGAGGTGAAAGCCATTTGAAAGAAACATCCTCACTCCAAGTTTCATCTAACTACAGCAGCATTAGAAGTGACGGTACTACCTAACTTCATAGAGTATAAGTTGGCAAGAATCTGTTATACTTAGACTTAATGGTATGCAGTACTGTTTATCATATTCTAATGTCCAGGCCAAAGTTCAGTTGGAGGATTAGCCGGTAATGACATGGGGGtacaggaaaaaaacaaagaaGGTAGATACTTGTATTTTGTTATTCCGTACAGTCTAGTTTCAGCAATATGCATGTACATATACTAACCAAATATACTAAAGGACTACCGCCCAATGTAGGTGGGATGTTCACTCCTCTTTTAGGAAAGAAGCTATTCCATGAAGAAAGAGACACAAGttcaaagagaataaaggtagaaAAGGATATTCATAATTCGGTCGAGCCCGGGAAATGTGAACCgttcatactatctcaagatgatATAACTGCTATCATAGAGACTGGTTCAGGGATTGCAATGTGCCCAAGTGATAAAAAGTTGAAGGACTGCATGTTTAGCAAACTTAAATGCAAGCAAAGAGGGTTTGCTCCACATCCGTGGATGACTGGGGCGCGGAAGAAGCGTGTGACAATACGTGTTACAAATGACCTCTATGACTGGCTTGTGAATAACAATGCATCTACTCTTCGGAGGTATTGACAATTCATCAACTATCGCAGCTGCATGCATTTATTAAAATAAATTTGTGTACAGGTCAATGAACTTCGAAATACCTAATTCGACAAACTTTCACAATTATTGATGCAGGAACTGGATTGTGCATGCTCTGCCGAAGTACATAGAACTAGATGGCTATGAACTTAAGGATATATTCATAAAGAGAAAAGGGTTCACTCCAGAAGCATTTGATATAGCTCTTAGGAGAACAATCCAACTGGATAGTTCAATGTATGGCTCCGGAAAGAAACTTTGTTGGAGGCATATCATGGAATCAGATTTCGCGGTAAGAAAAAATTGAATAACAttgagaataaataaatgctatactcttatGTGTAGTTCTGTTTATGTACTCATCGGCCATACAATCTAATAATGTCCTTGTAACCAGATGCTAGTTCTAGGAAGCAACGATCCGCTGGAATGCATATCAATTATATACCAATTCACTATGCTGTTCAATGAATATGATATATCTGAATGTAGAATGGTGAGTTTCTATGTGCGTAATTCCAATTATTTTTGTTTCCTATATGTTTACTTTGAAATGAATGTATATGAAAATAAACGTATAAGTGTATCTTACGCATGAAACATAAATTGACAGATCATCATTCCTGCTTTTGTTGAAATGAATTGGTATGCTTACTACTGGGACATGGAAGAACTCAGAATACATGTTCTAGATCCAATGTATGCAATGCCCAGAGATCAAAGATTAGAAGATATACACAAAGTGAACATTGGGAAAATCCAGGATTGTCTAGAAAAAGTTGTGGACTTGCTGTTCGAAGGTTGGAGAGTCAGATGGTCTGATTTCAGGGCTAACTTTGTGGAACCAATAATATCTGGTTCACCGAGGTATTACTGCACGAAAGCATCATCTTTCCATAATACCGTCATAGATGAACTACATTTTTCCCAGAAACGTGTTACATATAATTTAATACTATTTAATTCGAATGCAGTGGAGGCGAGGGGGGAAGCGCTTGCACGCCGACGACCAAAGGGGTGGAAGggctcctggccggccgtggaggcgaggaagaGCCCAGCCACGTCGTCGACTCCGCTTCTGCCTGCTGGAGATCTTATCCTGGCTACCTCTGGTGTCGGGGGAGCACACCCAAGCTGCTCCTcttggccggccatggcggcgagggagaggacaGCGATGGTGCTGCTGCTACCATGCACTGGTGGTGGTGCCTCTTCTTCTCGAGAGCTGCGGATGCTTCAACAATCCCGCCGTTGAGGCGGCGTTCATCCTGGGAAGTTATTCAGCGGGGACCATCGCCGGCGTCACCGCCCTGCCCCTGCATCTTCTGGCCGATTGGCGGCCCTTCACCGGGTGTTCTTACTTCCCAGAGACCAAGAAGTCTGAGGGGAAGCTCAATCGCTCCTGCCACGATGCtgggccaagtggttcgtccccggcgccgGTGTCAGTTCGGTGGCGGAGCAACTCGACGGCGTGCTCCAGATGTGGTGAAGAGCTcagaggacctgattgctttttcagATTTTCTTTTAGGGTCTTCTCTGTAAAAGCTCGGGTCTTATCCAGAATTCCCTTGACCTGTAGGGGCTTTTCTGTTATTTGTAACCGCCACTCTACTTTTCAATGCAGCTACTAGGGTCTTCGGACCCGACCCCTGTTAAAAAAAAGTACTCCTTCGTATTCGCTTGGAGAGTGATTTTCCGCCTGCTCAAATTGGTCACACCCGCATGCTATTTTATTGCGCTGGCTCTGATCAGCACCAGATCTCGCACAGCTCTTTCGGCAGCTGCAAGCTCATCTTTTCCAGCAGCCGCAATCTCTGTTTGGTTACAAAAACTGTTCTAATTATTTGTCTGGATTTTCAAAATAGTTTCAACTCTTTATTAGAAAAGAATGCAAAACAGTTTCAATCTATAGTTAGAATTTGGATACGAGTAACATATCAACAATGACCTAATAATATTTTTGTCAAATATGTGTTTAATAACATCTTGGTTTCAAAGAAAAATTACAGTGTTACATACTATTATATTTAGAATTTTTTATTACTATGGATACCAATATTATATAAACAATTTATAGCATATAATATTAATTTCTCAAGTATTCTCTTAACATCAAATTGGTACAAACTACATATGACA contains:
- the LOC124696413 gene encoding uncharacterized protein LOC124696413, which translates into the protein MDLGEGMNNYCQNSIQSVGRDFSFTALLNMVAKDAEMSKYPVDRSSQLNEEMVLRGGKDILIEKNISDIETSLSQKLHTHASTNVAGGESHLKETSSLQVSSNYSSIRSDGQSSVGGLAGNDMGVQEKNKEGGMFTPLLGKKLFHEERDTSSKRIKVEKDIHNSVEPGKCEPFILSQDDITAIIETGSGIAMCPSDKKLKDCMFSKLKCKQRGFAPHPWMTGARKKRVTIRVTNDLYDWLVNNNASTLRRNWIVHALPKYIELDGYELKDIFIKRKGFTPEAFDIALRRTIQLDSSMYGSGKKLCWRHIMESDFAMLVLGSNDPLECISIIYQFTMLFNEYDISECRMIIIPAFVEMNWYAYYWDMEELRIHVLDPMYAMPRDQRLEDIHKVNIGKIQDCLEKVVDLLFEGWRVRWSDFRANFVEPIISGSPSGGEGGSACTPTTKGVEGLLAGRGGEEEPSHVVDSASACWRSYPGYLWCRGSTPKLLLLAGHGGEGEDSDGAAATMHWWWCLFFSRAADASTIPPLRRRSSWEVIQRGPSPASPPCPCIFWPIGGPSPGVLTSQRPRSLRGSSIAPATMLGQVVRPRRRCQFGGGATRRRAPDVVKSSEDLIAFSDFLLGSSL